From a single Sorghum bicolor cultivar BTx623 chromosome 5, Sorghum_bicolor_NCBIv3, whole genome shotgun sequence genomic region:
- the LOC8074388 gene encoding putative disease resistance RPP13-like protein 2: protein MEALNCASMGAMGSLLWKLDKLPHTAPEAEDQAQAIRQLRNGVANIRTKLVELSEVHEQHESPLTANYWMKEARELSYDMEDCVDQFVLADSESDAKVAFADEISGFRIRVAEVMERYYRFKLGYVLSCPTVINKASACPRLRRASGDTNRVALVGIECQINELVGLLKPNNGGDERELQLKVVSILGVEGVGKSTVAQELWRVLGEEFECRAFVHAAKKPNMRLILTNILLQIRPNHPPEVCRVPNLIQDITNHLQDKRYCIMVDDLWAVSVWETISRAFPEGNCCSRIITTTTIEDVALACCSYDPEHVFKMKPLSYNHSKDLLIRTVFGSGNECPQQLHDVSDKITRTCCGLPLAITCIASLLATKPQIVHQWEYVQNLLCDSLTRNPTSVEILKQVLNICYTSLPHSLKTCLLYLSVYPENYLILKYNLVRQWVAEDFIDAMENKDIVEVATSYFDELVSLGLIQRLDISCNEKGMSYLVHPVVFEFIKCKSIEDNFITIIDYSQSAVALTEKIRRLSLHFGSATYATTPESIEPLHVRSLSFMGLLNSMPSLVDFKLVRVIILHVLVDNECTSFPLTGICQLLLLRYLQVRCNVTVELPDKIGCLKHLEILEIHESVAGVPTDIDHLPILKKLCLGRKRYCMERDEVLKIEDSNGEYDDPIENLVKDKEIEDPNERDEVLKIQHGAHKDELSSDEDELLGKIQGDDMKKHAIGRVMKLASKRAVVMFTLSNCCLSHTVKSLMAELGVAALVYDLDSVPRGKEMERALSKMIGGERPIPAIFIGGRLVGGVNNVMSLHLSGKLVPMLKRAGAISIYV from the exons ATGGAAGCTCTGAATTGTGCATCAATGGGTGCCATGGGATCCCTCCTTTGGAAGCTCGACAAGCTCCCACATACTGCACCTGAAGCTGAAGACCAGGCACAGGCCATCCGGCAACTAAGAAATGGTGTTGCCAACATAAGAACCAAGCTGGTGGAGCTATCAGAGGTACACGAACAACACGAATCTCCACTCACTGCGAATTACTGGATGAAAGAGGCGCGCGAATtgtcctacgacatggaggactGTGTAGACCAGTTCGTCCTTGCCGACTCAGAGTCAGATGCCAAGGTGGCTTTTGCGGACGAGATCTCAGGATTCAGGATTCGTGTGGCGGAGGTGATGGAACGGTACTACAGGTTCAAGCTTGGATACGTCCTTAGTTGTCCTACAGTCATAAACAAGGCATCAGCATGCCCCCGTCTTCGAAGGGCCTCCGGGGATACTAATCGTGTAGCCCTTGTCGGCATAGAATGCCAAATAAATGAGCTAGTCGGGTTGCTTAAGCCAAATAATGGTGGTGATGAAAGAGAGCTGCAGCTCAAGGTTGTATCCATTCTTGGTGTGGAAGGAGTCGGTAAAAGCACGGTTGCCCAAGAACTATGGCGTGTTTTGGGGGAAGAGTTTGAATGCCGCGCGTTTGTACATGCGGCTAAAAAGCCTAATATGAGGTTGATTCTCACAAACATACTCTTGCAAATCCGTCCAAACCATCCACCCGaagtttgccgagtgccaaatcTCATTCAAGATATCACCAATCATCTCCAAGATAAGAG GTACTGTATTATGGTTGATGACTTATGGGCTGTGTCAGTATGGGAAACTATTAGCCGTGCTTTTCCTGAGGGTAACTGTTGCAGCAgaataataacaacaacaacaattgaGGATGTAGCCCTGGCATGTTGCAGTTATGACCCGGAACATGTATTCAAGATGAAACCCCTCAGTTACAACCACTCTAAAGACTTACTTATCAGAACAGTTTTTGGCTCTGGAAATGAATGCCCGCAACAATTACATGATGTCTCAGATAAGATTACAAGAACATGTTGTGGTTTACCACTAGCAATTACCTGCATAGCTTCACTCCTAGCAACCAAACCCCAAATAGTACATCAATGGGAATACGTACAGAACTTACTCTGTGACAGtttgacaagaaacccaacttcTGTGGAAATTCTAAAGCAAGTACTGAATATCTGCTACACTAGTCTTCCCCATAGTTTGAAGACATGTCTACTGTATCTTAGTGTATATCCTGAAAACTACTTAATTCTGAAATATAATTTGGTGAGGCAGTGGGTAGCTGAAGATTTCATCGATGCGATGGAGAATAAGGACATTGTTGAAGTTGCCACCAGTTATTTTGATGAGCTCGTCAGTTTAGGTCTGATTCAAAGGTTGGATATCAGCTGTAACGAGAAGGGGATGTCCTATTTAGTGCACCCTGTGGTATTTGAGTTTATCAAATGCAAGTCCATAGAAGATAATTTCATCACTATTATTGATTATTCTCAGTCGGCAGTTGCACTCACTGAAAAGATTCGCCGACTGTCACTCCACTTCGGTAGCGCAACATATGCAACTACACCAGAGAGTATCGAGCCACTGCATGTTCGGTCACTTAGTTTTATGGGACTATTAAACAGTATGCCTTCACTTGTTGATTTTAAGCTAGTTCGTGTTATAATCCTTCATGTTCTGGTCGATAATGAATGCACAAGTTTCCCCCTCACGGGAATCTGCCAGCTGCTGTTGTTGAGATACTTGCAGGTGAGATGCAACGTCACTGTAGAATTGCCAGATAAGATCGGATGTCTGAAACACCTCGAAATACTTGAAATACATGAAAGTGTAGCAGGTGTTCCAACGGACATTGACCATCTTCCGATATTGAAGAAACTCTGCCTTGGAAGAAAGAGATACTGCATGGAGCGAGATGAAGTCCTGAAGATAGAGGATTCAAATGGAGAATATGATGATCCTATAGAGAACTTGGTCAAAGATAAAGAGATAGAGGATCCAAATGAGCGAGATGAAGTCCTGAAGATACAACATGGGGCGCACAAGGATGAGttgtcaagtgatgaggatgaactTCTGGGAAAAATACAAGGCGATGATATGAAGAAACATGCTATTGGCAG AGTAATGAAGCTGGCGTCGAAGCGCGCGGTGGTGATGTTCACGCTCAGCAATTGCTGCCTAAGCCACACGGTGAAGTCCTTAATGGCGGAACTGGGCGTGGCAGCGCTGGTGTACGATCTAGACAGCGTCCCCAGGGGCAAAGAGATGGAGCGTGCGCTATCTAAGATGATCGGCGGCGAACGGCCCATCCCGgccatcttcatcggcggcaGGCTCGTCGGCGGTGTGAACAATGTCATGTCGCTCCACCTCAGTGGCAAGCTGGTGCCAATGCTCAAGCGTGCAGGCGCAATATCTATATATGTTTGA
- the LOC8074389 gene encoding disease resistance protein RPP13 encodes MAARAVVGAVLSAVTQNVVELAVKILVGKGCERWHGFPASDIDFIRREMLMIAAAEEDHLSGKGDPSAVKCISMEEMRDLAHDIQDCLDRILRYAEGEGETSLLHRLMAIGRPPFATEVRQLKDRLMAAHQREVDYNVNGSQPADASSSATSHYSQADTETTTSRVVELAVGIDKPKQELLELLLIDTEEGTPNSKHLKVISIVGFGGSGKSTLAKALYDCPDVAHRFPCRAWVVVGPEHRGNSKGFLTTLLEKLRPGDSSTSHVHQAMVQDGIRNYLNTKR; translated from the coding sequence ATGGCGGCTAGGGCGGTTGTGGGCGCAGTGCTTAGCGCTGTGACGCAGAACGTGGTGGAGCTAGCGGTCAAAATACTTGTAGGGAAGGGATGCGAGCGGTGGCATGGTTTCCCGGCGAGCGACATCGATTTCATCAGAAGAGAGATGCTGATGATAGCGGCAGCCGAGGAGGATCATCTATCAGGAAAGGGCGACCCAAGCGCCGTGAAGTGCATATCCATGGAAGAGATGCGCGATCTAGCGCACGACATCCAGGActgcctcgaccggatcctgcGTTACGCTGAAGGCGAGGGGGAGACTTCACTCCTCCATCGACTCATGGCGATCGGCAGACCTCCGTTTGCCACCGAGGTCAGGCAACTCAAGGACCGGCTCATGGCTGCACATCAACGAGAAGTCGACTACAACGTCAACGGCAGCCAACCGGCGGACGCCTCCTCGTCGGCGACGTCCCATTATTCCCAAGCGGACACGGAGACGACGACCAGCAGGGTCGTCGAACTAGCTGTGGGCATCGACAAGCCCAAGCAGGAGCTTCTCGAGCTGCTCCTCATCGACACGGAGGAGGGCACCCCGAATTCGAAGCACCTGAAAGTGATCTCCATCGTGGGTTTCGGCGGCTCGGGGAAGTCCACGCTCGCCAAGGCACTCTATGACTGCCCCGACGTCGCCCACCGATTCCCTTGCCGAGCTTGGGTTGTCGTCGGACCTGAGCACAGGGGCAACAGCAAGGGCTTCCTCACGACCTTACTGGAGAAGCTCCGCCCAGGAGACTCATCGACGAGCCATGTCCATCAGGCCATGGTCCAGGACGGTATCAGAAACTACCTGAATACTAAGAGGTGA
- the LOC8074390 gene encoding putative disease resistance RPP13-like protein 2: METNLVYASAGYPKKWTIRNRYGYTYAKIAYFQPYLIVFDGIEEEQWDFVKFSLPENTGSRVIVTTRIQTVAEICCNHGNNGYVYNMRSLDEKHSKDLLDVVLKRPLIGLEQSSTLIVNKCHGHPLTLFSVANYLGRKREFTETDCKNFWNDLGSHIAKEYTFRKLQKILLNSYRSLPAHPVNLKTCLLYVCVFPNGHPIKRSSLTRRWSAEGYVQDPDPCKAVEDADKSLEELIDRNIIQPINPRKNGKVKAFRAHGIMHEFMLHISMSAKFITTLRDPQRSNYRHLFMNEDAATSSGRVLNVNHRHSCPAIGGRPGNEKLRAHSLTIRGSAGKAVVDFANCELLRVLDIKDCNDLNDYHMDSIHKLWHLKYLSLGPTISCLPRQIEKLHCLETLDMRKSRIEILPVEVLKLPHLAHLLGKFKLEKRYRKMSELGKFLPKESNLQTLAGFVTDRNPGFPMLMIRMKRLRKVKIWCNDFCSKTLVELLAVIKKFVEDEADTSIGVRSLSLHLGHYSRKILHSLENSFGYLSSLKLHGALREQTQFVTSLCGLTELCLSSTNNLMDNDISNLRKLIHLEYLKLVEVSLGGFIIRRRDFPRLRRLSLVQSPTLPTIEQGALRNLISLHLLDERLCDLAGIEIRRHEHLQEIALDSEIKQEAKTVWQDAAKKHPKRPTVLYLKKVDPQRMGSMVKYVALEAESCSMHEERRVHVLPSVSDEEHTSALNDVNFAGPSVASTELHCERNDGLMACSTRASIQVEAQGLLQSSSMFDQQLPVGIPQEKAKAAAQETKGEISLSSHNPNFGGLEHGKRSQSADDRGRMKESNYDADHEDDGKDKNYKRHKSFSGYQKAAPGIMIKETAVHGFTSAVRNTD, from the exons ATGGAAACTAACCTCGTCTATGCATCTGCGGGCTATCCAAAAAAGTGGACAATCAGAAACAGATACGGTTATACATATGCAAAGATCGCATACTTCCAACC GTACCTTATTGTATTTGATGGCATCGAGGAGGAACAGTGGGACTTCGTAAAATTTAGCCTCCCTGAAAATACTGGAAGCAGAGTAATAGTGACAACAAGAATTCAAACAGTAGCTGAAATTTGCTGCAACCATGGTAACAATGGCTATGTGTACAATATGAGATCTCTTGATGAGAAGCATTCCAAGGATCTGCTAGATGTTGTATTGAAGAGACCTTTGATTGGTTTGGAGCAGAGTTCAACATTAATCGTGAACAAATGCCATGGTCACCCACTAACTCTTTTTAGTGTGGCCAATTATTTGGGGAGAAAAAGAGAGTTCACAGAAACAGACTGCAAAAACTTTTGGAATGATCTAGGTTCTCACATTGCAAAGGAGTATACTTTCAGAAAGCTGCAAAAAATTCTTCTAAACAGCTACAGAAGCCTGCCTGCTCATCCCGTCAATCTGAAGACCTGCTTACTGTACGTGTGTGTGTTTCCAAATGGCCATCCCATCAAGAGGAGCAGTTTGACGAGGAGATGGTCAGCCGAAGGATACGTGCAGGATCCAGATCCATGCAAAGCTGTGGAGGATGCAGATAAAAGCTTAGAGGAACTAATAGACCGGAACATCATTCAGCCAATCAACCCAAGGAAGAATGGAAAAGTGAAAGCGTTCAGAGCTCATGGCATCATGCATGAGTTCATGCTACACATTTCCATGTCTGCTAAGTTCATTACAACTCTTCGTGATCCGCAGAGAAGCAATTATCGTCACCTCTTCATGAATGAAGACGCTGCAACTTCAAGTGGCAGAGTATTGAACGTGAACCATCGTCACAGCTGCCCTGCAATTGGAGGGAGGCCTGGCAATGAGAAACTGAGAGCTCATTCTCTGACGATCCGTGGGAGTGCAGGGAAAGCTGTTGTGGATTTTGCTAACTGTGAGCTGCTTCGAGTCTTGGATATAAAAGACTGCAATGATTTGAATGATTATCATATGGACAGCATACACAAACTGTGGCATCTGAAATATCTAAGTCTCGGCCCTACAATAAGCTGCCTTCCAAGACAAATTGAGAAATTGCACTGTTTAGAGACACTTGACATGAGGAAGTCCAGGATAGAAATATTGCCTGTGGAAGTCCTAAAGCTGCCCCACCTAGCTCACCTTTTGGGGAAGTTCAAACTTGAGAAGAGATACAGGAAGATGTCTGAATTAGGCAAGTTCTTGCCAAAAGAAAGCAACTTGCAGACTCTAGCAGGATTTGTCACAGATCGCAACCCTGGATTTCCAATGCTAATGATTCGTATGAAGAGGTTGAGAAAGGTTAAGATATGGTGCAATGACTTCTGTAGTAAGACGTTGGTTGAACTCTTGGCCGTTATCAAGAAGTTTGTTGAGGATGAAGCGGACACAAGTATTGGGGTCCGCTCTCTATCACTACATCTCGGGCATTACTCCCGGAAAATCCTGCATTCTCTAGAAAATTCGTTTGGCTATCTCAGTTCCCTGAAACTACATGGTGCACTGAGGGAACAGACCCAGTTTGTTACATCACTGTGTGGTCTAACTGAGTTGTGCCTTTCATCGACTAATAATCTGATGGACAATGATATCTCAAACCTACGCAAGTTGATCCACTTGGAGTACCTAAAACTGGTTGAAGTCAGCCTCGGAGGCTTCATCATCAGAAGACGAGATTTCCCAAGGCTGCGACGCCTAAGCCTTGTGCAGAGTCCAACCCTTCCTACAATTGAACAAGGAGCATTGCGGAATCTCATTTCCCTTCACCTTCTAGATGAACGTCTATGTGACTTAGCTGGCATTGAAATCAGAAGGCACGAACACCTGCAGGAAATTGCTCTTGATTCTGAAATCAAGCAGGAGGCAAAAACGGTATGGCAAGATGCAGCTAAGAAGCACCCAAAGAGGCCAACGGTTTTGTATCTCAAAAAAGTTGATCCGCAGAGAATGGGTTCCATGGTGAAATATGTAGCACTTGAGGCTGAATCCTGCAGCATGCATGAGGAACGAAGAGTCCATGTGCTTCCATCGGTTTCAGATGAAGAACACACTTCAGCTTTGAATGATGTAAATTTTGCAGGCCCCTCTGTGGCTTCAACCGAGCTGCACTGTGAGAGGAATGACGGCCTTATGGCGTGTTCTACAAGAGCATCAATTCAG GTGGAGGCTCAGGGATTATTGCAATCATCTTCCATGTTCGATCAGCAGTTACCTGTGGGTATTCCGCAGGAGAAAGCCAAAGCTGCTGCTCAAGAGACCAAGGGTGAGATCTCCTTAAGTTCTCATAATCCTAATTTTGGTGGTCTGGAACATGGAAAGCGATCACAGAGCGCTGATGATCGTGGAAGGATGAAAGAATCTAACTATGATGCTGATCATGAAGATGATGGTAAAGATAAGAACTATAAGAGACATAAGAGTTTTTCAGGATATCAGAAAGCAGCGCCGGGGATCATGATCAAGGAGACAGCTGTACATGGCTTTACGAGTGCTGTGAGAAACACTGATTAG